In the genome of Gemmatimonadaceae bacterium, one region contains:
- the nadD gene encoding nicotinate-nucleotide adenylyltransferase, translated as MRIGVFGGTFDPPHTGHALVAGDACETLGLDTVLWIPAAHQPLKDAPPLAPASDRRRMVELAINGDPRFSLDTVELDRGGLSFTVDTLEALAKRQRGAQLVLLVGADAWASFDRWRDPERILSLAEVAVIARAGESPRTVSGHTPTVVTARCVDVSSTEIRDRVRRGLPITGFVSDAVREHITAAGLYR; from the coding sequence GTGCGCATAGGGGTCTTTGGCGGCACGTTCGATCCGCCGCATACCGGCCACGCTCTCGTGGCCGGCGACGCCTGCGAGACGCTCGGGCTCGACACCGTGCTGTGGATCCCCGCGGCTCACCAGCCGCTCAAGGATGCTCCGCCGCTGGCCCCCGCGAGCGACCGCCGCCGGATGGTCGAGCTGGCCATCAACGGCGACCCGCGATTCTCCCTCGACACCGTGGAGCTGGACCGGGGTGGGTTATCTTTCACGGTTGACACGCTCGAGGCGCTGGCGAAGCGGCAGCGGGGCGCGCAGCTGGTGCTGCTGGTCGGCGCCGATGCCTGGGCAAGCTTCGACCGGTGGCGGGACCCGGAGCGAATTCTGTCGCTGGCGGAGGTCGCGGTGATCGCCAGGGCGGGAGAAAGCCCCCGGACGGTCTCGGGCCACACGCCGACAGTCGTGACCGCCAGGTGCGTGGACGTGTCGTCCACGGAGATCCGCGACAGAGTCCGCCGCGGGCTTCCGATCACCGGCTTCGTGAGTGACGCGGTGCGCGAGCACATCACCGCCGCGGGGTTGTATCGGTAA
- the bamD gene encoding outer membrane protein assembly factor BamD translates to MRFFRSTLAVSARGAATVLLALGLLSATGACRRSPGFEPARFTSTDELYAASLQQFEQQRWGNAVRGFEKLTTDLPPRDARLPLAYYYLGQAQVKLRDHLIAAQTYSRLSANFPDDTLADDALLAGARAYQRLWRSPGLDAEYGQSALQLFQTLLAVYPSSPLAPEAQTGVARLEQMFATKDYDTGYHYMKRRAYDSAIIYFKDAIRKYPSTPKAREAYLRLLESYREINYREEAREICETMRAAYPTDSEVSRACPATG, encoded by the coding sequence ATGCGATTCTTCCGCTCCACATTAGCGGTGTCCGCCCGGGGCGCCGCCACGGTGCTGCTGGCTCTCGGCCTGCTCTCGGCGACCGGCGCCTGCAGGCGCTCGCCCGGTTTCGAACCCGCGCGCTTCACCTCGACCGACGAGCTGTATGCGGCGTCGCTGCAGCAGTTCGAGCAGCAGCGCTGGGGCAACGCGGTTCGCGGGTTCGAGAAGCTGACGACCGACCTGCCGCCGCGGGATGCCCGCCTTCCGCTGGCGTATTACTACCTGGGCCAGGCGCAGGTGAAGCTCCGCGATCATCTCATCGCCGCGCAGACGTACTCGCGGCTGAGCGCGAACTTTCCCGACGACACCTTGGCCGACGACGCGCTCCTCGCCGGCGCGCGCGCGTATCAGCGTCTCTGGAGAAGCCCGGGGCTCGATGCCGAGTACGGGCAATCCGCCCTGCAGCTCTTTCAGACGCTGCTCGCCGTGTACCCGAGCTCACCGCTCGCGCCCGAGGCGCAGACGGGAGTCGCCAGGCTCGAGCAGATGTTCGCGACCAAGGATTACGACACCGGCTACCACTACATGAAGCGCCGAGCGTACGACTCCGCCATCATCTACTTCAAGGACGCGATCCGGAAATACCCGAGCACCCCCAAGGCGCGGGAAGCGTACTTGCGGCTGCTCGAGTCGTACCGCGAGATCAATTACCGCGAGGAAGCCCGCGAGATCTGCGAAACGATGCGGGCGGCGTATCCGACCGACAGCGAGGTCTCGCGGGCCTGTCCAGCCACCGGATAG
- the secA gene encoding preprotein translocase subunit SecA produces MLKGFVSKFVGSRHERERRRVQPIVDEINEHYARLESVSEEELRGQTAKFRARIAEVTDDLERRIAELKEAKRAATDPRERERLDIELGGADGRGGVEGELRDATAEVLEELLPEAFATVREACRRLVGQKVTVTTVESVWNMIPYDVQLIGGIQLHMGRIAEMATGEGKTLVATLPLYLNALPGKGAHLVTVNTYLARRDSQWMGAVYGFLGLTVGCLDDTEPGTPNRRAAYECDITYGTNNEFGFDYLRDNMVVALEQRVQRKHVYAIIDEVDSILIDEARTPLIISGPVGKESDAEYAQHNTAVARLVRRQMDLVNGLVAEGEKLLAAGETDEAGLKLYQARLGGPKHKRLAKVMQETGVKQLVLKTELAHIADRKLPASKQQYRDTEEDMLFVLDEKGHTVHLTDQGVEYLSPNDQDAFLLPDISIETHRVEHDPDLSAEEKIVKRDALNAEYAQKSERLTIIHQLLKAHALYELDVNYVVVDGQVLIVDEFTGRTMPGRRWSEGLHQAVEAKEGVQVKEETQTLATITIQNYFRMYDKLAGMTGTAETEETEFHQIYGLEVSVIPTNRPVIRDDRHDLVYKTRNEKINAIVGETERLHQLGFPVLVGTASVDSSEVLSRRFRQRGIPHNVLNAKYHEREAEIVAGAGQPGAVTIATNMAGRGTDIKLGQGVTQSKPSRIKDPDGNEIDVDELGGLHIVGSERHEARRIDRQLRGRAGRQGDPGASQFFLSLEDDLMRMFGSERIGKLMDRMGAQEGEVLTHPLITRSIEQAQKRVELQNFQSRKRLLEYDDVMNQQREVIYSLRAFALEGGEELKGEAEKMVERAVARRVENIVATFESEDEWDLELVKQDLLMHFVLPVPEYGIEGQLPTTLDGARDTAVAAGRKAFSQKLAGLTDFSEQLLALVMLSVIDEKWKDHLYDLDQLRNAIHYRSWGQKDPLVEYKHEAYTMFVDLMQDIYNSFTERFFRAQVVFEDPAGRRPPPPAPVASKPRYNALGGLEGNGEGENEVLDIGPGEPPNAAPVTRTDPKVVGVGRVRSLAQGAAHTPAEWGNVGRNDPCPCGSGKKFKKCHGAAL; encoded by the coding sequence ATGCTCAAAGGGTTCGTCTCAAAATTCGTCGGCAGCAGGCACGAGCGGGAGCGCCGCCGGGTGCAGCCCATCGTGGACGAGATCAACGAGCACTATGCTCGCCTTGAGTCCGTCTCCGAGGAAGAGCTGCGCGGTCAGACCGCGAAGTTCCGCGCGCGCATCGCCGAAGTCACGGACGATCTGGAGCGCAGGATCGCGGAGCTGAAGGAAGCCAAGCGTGCGGCCACCGATCCGCGGGAGCGCGAGCGTCTGGACATCGAGCTCGGCGGAGCCGACGGCCGCGGCGGCGTCGAAGGCGAGCTGCGCGACGCGACGGCGGAAGTTCTCGAGGAGCTCCTCCCCGAGGCCTTCGCTACCGTGCGCGAGGCCTGTCGCCGGCTCGTCGGCCAGAAGGTGACGGTGACCACCGTCGAGAGCGTGTGGAACATGATCCCGTACGACGTTCAGCTCATCGGCGGCATCCAGCTGCACATGGGGCGCATCGCCGAGATGGCCACGGGAGAGGGGAAGACGCTCGTCGCGACGCTGCCGCTGTATCTGAACGCGCTGCCGGGAAAGGGCGCGCACCTGGTGACCGTGAACACGTACCTCGCGCGGCGCGACTCGCAGTGGATGGGCGCGGTGTACGGCTTCCTCGGCCTGACCGTCGGCTGCCTCGACGACACCGAGCCCGGCACGCCGAACCGGCGCGCGGCCTACGAGTGCGACATCACCTACGGCACGAACAACGAGTTCGGCTTCGACTACCTCCGGGACAACATGGTCGTCGCCCTCGAGCAGCGCGTGCAGCGGAAGCACGTGTACGCGATCATCGACGAGGTCGACTCGATCCTGATCGACGAGGCGCGGACGCCGCTCATCATCTCGGGTCCCGTCGGGAAGGAGAGCGACGCCGAGTACGCGCAGCACAACACCGCGGTGGCGCGGCTCGTCCGCCGGCAGATGGATCTGGTGAACGGCCTCGTCGCCGAAGGCGAGAAGCTCCTGGCCGCGGGCGAGACCGACGAGGCCGGCCTCAAGCTGTATCAGGCGCGCCTCGGCGGCCCGAAGCACAAGCGGCTCGCGAAGGTCATGCAGGAGACGGGGGTCAAGCAGCTCGTGCTCAAGACCGAGCTGGCGCACATCGCCGACCGCAAGCTCCCCGCGAGCAAGCAGCAGTACCGCGACACCGAGGAAGACATGCTGTTCGTGCTCGACGAAAAGGGGCACACGGTGCACCTGACCGACCAGGGCGTGGAATACCTCTCGCCGAACGACCAGGACGCGTTTCTCCTGCCGGACATCTCGATCGAGACGCACCGCGTCGAGCACGATCCCGATCTGTCGGCGGAAGAGAAAATCGTGAAGCGCGACGCGCTCAACGCGGAGTACGCGCAGAAGAGCGAGCGGCTGACGATCATCCACCAGCTGCTCAAGGCGCACGCGCTGTACGAGCTAGACGTGAACTACGTGGTGGTGGACGGGCAGGTGTTGATCGTGGACGAGTTCACGGGGCGCACGATGCCGGGGCGCCGCTGGTCCGAGGGGTTGCACCAGGCCGTCGAGGCCAAGGAGGGCGTGCAGGTCAAGGAAGAAACCCAGACGCTGGCCACGATCACCATCCAGAACTACTTCCGGATGTACGACAAGCTGGCCGGCATGACGGGAACCGCGGAGACCGAGGAGACGGAGTTCCACCAGATCTACGGTCTCGAGGTTTCCGTGATACCGACCAACAGGCCGGTGATCCGGGATGACCGGCACGATCTCGTATACAAGACGCGCAACGAGAAGATCAACGCCATCGTGGGCGAGACCGAGCGGCTGCACCAGCTCGGCTTCCCGGTGCTGGTCGGAACCGCGAGCGTGGACTCGTCGGAGGTGCTGTCGCGCCGGTTCAGGCAGCGCGGCATCCCGCACAACGTGCTGAACGCCAAATACCACGAGCGCGAGGCCGAGATCGTGGCGGGCGCGGGGCAGCCGGGCGCGGTGACGATCGCGACCAACATGGCCGGCCGCGGAACCGACATCAAGCTGGGGCAGGGCGTCACGCAATCGAAGCCGTCGCGCATCAAGGACCCCGACGGCAACGAGATAGACGTCGACGAGCTCGGCGGGCTGCACATCGTCGGGTCCGAGCGGCACGAGGCGCGCCGCATCGACCGGCAGCTGCGCGGCCGCGCCGGCCGCCAGGGCGATCCGGGCGCGTCGCAGTTCTTCCTGTCGCTGGAAGACGACCTGATGCGCATGTTCGGCTCGGAGCGCATCGGCAAGCTGATGGACCGGATGGGCGCGCAGGAGGGCGAGGTCCTCACGCACCCGCTCATCACGCGCTCCATCGAGCAGGCGCAGAAGCGCGTCGAGCTGCAGAACTTCCAGTCGCGCAAGCGGCTGCTCGAGTACGACGACGTGATGAATCAGCAGCGCGAGGTCATCTATTCGCTGCGCGCGTTCGCCCTGGAAGGCGGCGAGGAGCTCAAGGGCGAAGCCGAGAAGATGGTCGAGCGCGCCGTCGCGCGCCGCGTGGAGAACATCGTCGCGACGTTCGAGTCGGAGGACGAGTGGGACCTGGAGCTGGTGAAGCAGGACCTGCTGATGCACTTCGTGCTGCCGGTGCCGGAGTACGGGATCGAGGGGCAGCTCCCGACCACGCTGGACGGCGCGCGCGACACCGCGGTTGCCGCGGGGAGGAAGGCGTTCAGCCAGAAGCTGGCCGGCCTCACCGACTTCAGCGAGCAGCTGCTCGCGCTCGTCATGCTGAGCGTGATCGACGAGAAGTGGAAGGACCACCTGTACGACCTCGACCAGCTCCGCAACGCGATCCACTACCGGTCGTGGGGGCAGAAGGACCCGCTCGTCGAGTACAAGCACGAGGCGTACACGATGTTCGTGGACCTCATGCAGGACATCTACAACTCGTTCACGGAGCGGTTCTTCCGGGCGCAGGTCGTGTTCGAGGACCCGGCCGGACGGCGTCCGCCGCCGCCGGCGCCCGTCGCGTCGAAGCCGCGCTACAACGCGCTCGGCGGGCTCGAGGGGAACGGCGAGGGCGAGAACGAAGTGCTCGACATCGGCCCGGGCGAGCCGCCGAACGCCGCGCCGGTTACACGTACCGATCCCAAGGTCGTCGGAGTCGGCCGTGTCAGGTCGCTTGCCCAGGGCGCGGCACACACGCCCGCCGAGTGGGGCAACGTCGGCCGGAACGATCCCTGTCCGTGCGGCTCGGGGAAAAAGTTCAAGAAATGCCACGGAGCCGCGCTCTAG